In Aliiglaciecola sp. LCG003, a genomic segment contains:
- a CDS encoding IS4 family transposase has protein sequence MNEVVILKKFLRAVTPKMHKVRRASFTSCVSSLLNGAKASVTSMGRGISSSAYEKHRIKQADRLLSNKHIINEQLPIYQAIYTQYTNASSRPIILIDWSDLDTHKGCFLLRASVAFNGRGVAIYQEVHDMSTKEKRCTHKAFLAKLKTIIDDDAKPIIVTDAGYKTPWFKEVIALGWDFAGRVRKPMMYVNQKEDWEHTSELYKRATSQPIGFTSHICRSQPLACTLVLFKGKSKGRHSLTQHNIARQSKCSKVHARGATDPWLIATSLPRTKSLGKKIVAIYRLRMQIEEEFRDIKSSLFGLGFEHHKSRYIHRIAVLILIATLASILANIIGLAMFTAGLHRRYQANTVKVRRVLSFHYLGLRGFVDKHFKLLSEQFETAVLNIRTMIADNFND, from the coding sequence ATGAATGAAGTTGTTATTTTGAAGAAGTTCCTTAGAGCTGTCACGCCCAAAATGCATAAAGTTAGACGAGCGTCATTCACGAGTTGTGTGAGCAGTTTGCTAAATGGAGCTAAAGCCAGTGTTACCAGCATGGGACGCGGTATTTCATCTTCAGCATATGAAAAACATCGCATTAAACAAGCGGACCGCTTGTTGTCTAATAAACACATTATTAATGAACAATTACCTATCTATCAAGCCATCTATACGCAATATACGAATGCTTCATCACGCCCTATTATTCTGATTGACTGGTCTGACTTAGATACGCATAAAGGCTGTTTTTTGCTAAGGGCTTCGGTAGCTTTTAATGGCCGAGGAGTGGCTATTTATCAAGAAGTTCATGATATGAGCACGAAAGAAAAACGGTGCACGCACAAGGCGTTTTTAGCAAAATTAAAGACGATTATCGATGACGATGCTAAACCGATAATTGTGACAGATGCTGGCTATAAAACCCCTTGGTTTAAAGAGGTCATTGCTCTGGGGTGGGACTTTGCAGGAAGAGTCCGCAAGCCTATGATGTATGTTAATCAAAAAGAAGACTGGGAGCATACCTCTGAGTTATATAAGCGAGCTACCAGTCAACCTATAGGGTTTACTAGCCATATTTGCCGCAGCCAACCTTTAGCATGTACCTTGGTGTTATTTAAAGGAAAAAGCAAAGGCCGACATAGCTTAACGCAACATAACATTGCCCGCCAATCTAAGTGTTCCAAGGTCCATGCAAGAGGTGCTACAGACCCTTGGTTAATTGCCACATCACTTCCTCGCACCAAAAGTTTAGGTAAAAAAATAGTCGCTATTTATCGACTGCGTATGCAAATTGAAGAAGAGTTTAGAGATATCAAAAGCAGTTTATTTGGATTGGGTTTTGAACACCATAAAAGCCGATATATACACCGCATTGCAGTACTCATCCTTATCGCTACACTTGCCAGTATTCTGGCCAACATTATAGGTCTAGCAATGTTCACGGCTGGTTTACACCGTCGCTATCAAGCGAACACAGTTAAGGTTAGACGAGTATTATCGTTTCACTATTTAGGATTGAGAGGCTTCGTAGATAAGCATTTCAAATTGCTCAGCGAGCAATTTGAAACTGCTGTATTAAATATCAGAACTATGATAGCAGACAATTTTAATGATTGA
- the trmB gene encoding tRNA (guanosine(46)-N7)-methyltransferase TrmB codes for MSQFKTQQEAEAAGVYVQKIRSFVKREGRLTKGQAKAIEEFWPTMGLEHRQGKLDIAEVFGRQAPVVIEIGFGMGKSLVEMALNESDKNFIGIEVHRPGVGTCLAEAAEKGVINLRIYEHDAIEVFADCLDDQSIDRLQLFFPDPWHKKRHHKRRIVQPEFVQKLRSKLTIGGVFHMATDWENYAEHMLEVMNQADGFINQSATNDYVPRPDNRPLTKFEQRGHRLGHGVWDLMFERVN; via the coding sequence ATGAGTCAGTTTAAAACCCAGCAAGAAGCAGAAGCCGCTGGAGTCTATGTACAAAAAATTCGCAGCTTTGTTAAGCGTGAAGGTCGTCTAACCAAAGGCCAAGCCAAGGCTATTGAAGAGTTTTGGCCGACAATGGGCTTGGAGCATCGACAGGGTAAGTTGGATATCGCTGAGGTATTCGGCCGCCAAGCCCCTGTGGTTATCGAAATCGGTTTCGGTATGGGTAAGTCCTTGGTAGAAATGGCGCTTAATGAAAGTGACAAAAACTTTATTGGCATTGAGGTTCATCGCCCTGGCGTCGGCACCTGCCTTGCTGAAGCGGCTGAGAAAGGTGTTATCAACTTGCGAATATATGAACATGATGCAATTGAAGTATTTGCAGATTGTTTGGACGACCAAAGCATTGACAGATTACAGTTATTTTTCCCAGACCCTTGGCACAAAAAGCGCCACCATAAAAGACGTATTGTGCAGCCGGAATTTGTCCAGAAACTGCGTTCAAAATTAACCATCGGCGGGGTATTTCATATGGCAACCGACTGGGAAAATTACGCCGAGCATATGCTTGAAGTAATGAATCAGGCGGATGGGTTTATCAATCAATCAGCAACCAATGATTACGTTCCTCGCCCCGACAACCGACCGTTAACCAAGTTCGAACAACGTGGTCATCGTTTAGGCCATGGGGTTTGGGATTTAATGTTTGAGCGAGTTAATTAA
- a CDS encoding oxidative damage protection protein yields MSRTVFCQKMQKDADGLDFQLYPGELGKRIFDNIGKEAWAEWQKKQTMLINENKLNMMQPEARKFLEEQMVGYLFQGKEPDIEGYVPPSK; encoded by the coding sequence ATGAGCAGAACTGTTTTTTGTCAGAAAATGCAAAAAGACGCCGACGGATTAGATTTTCAATTATACCCAGGCGAGCTGGGAAAACGTATCTTTGATAATATTGGCAAAGAAGCTTGGGCCGAATGGCAAAAGAAACAAACCATGTTAATCAATGAAAACAAACTGAACATGATGCAACCAGAAGCCCGAAAGTTTTTGGAAGAGCAAATGGTCGGATATTTGTTTCAAGGCAAGGAGCCCGATATCGAAGGCTACGTGCCGCCGAGTAAATAG
- a CDS encoding alpha/beta hydrolase: MTEITAPTIFLPGTLCDERIWMPVWRQLTLSQRSYVPLQWAESMEHMMALTQDRIDMFEEKVHLIGFSMGGYVAALAALDNIDRVASLTLIGYDPAGLSQQEVQQRQLLVKSIEGKKPVGMNTARLRQYLTADELNNNALLQPILDMEADLGNSVLKAHIQSTTPRKDLSQALQKIAVPVHFICAEQDKIADPLAIEKLAQPIKHASCTCLSDTAHMMLLSEPKKVALTLERIICHGTPIL, from the coding sequence ATGACTGAAATAACTGCGCCAACAATTTTCTTACCCGGCACTTTATGCGATGAACGAATCTGGATGCCAGTTTGGCGACAGCTCACGCTATCGCAGCGCAGTTATGTGCCTTTGCAGTGGGCAGAATCAATGGAGCATATGATGGCGCTGACCCAAGACCGCATCGATATGTTTGAGGAAAAAGTGCATTTGATTGGATTTTCTATGGGTGGCTATGTTGCTGCATTGGCTGCGCTGGACAATATAGACAGGGTGGCATCACTTACTCTGATTGGCTATGACCCAGCAGGGTTAAGCCAGCAAGAAGTGCAGCAGCGACAGTTGTTGGTTAAATCAATCGAGGGTAAAAAACCAGTGGGCATGAACACTGCTCGATTAAGACAGTATTTAACCGCAGATGAATTAAATAATAATGCACTGCTGCAACCCATTTTAGACATGGAAGCGGATCTGGGTAACTCTGTCCTCAAAGCGCATATACAATCAACCACACCGCGCAAAGATCTGAGCCAAGCGCTACAAAAAATTGCCGTCCCTGTGCACTTTATATGTGCAGAGCAGGATAAAATTGCCGACCCGCTAGCCATCGAAAAGCTGGCTCAACCAATCAAGCACGCCAGCTGCACCTGTTTGTCCGACACCGCACACATGATGCTGCTGTCTGAACCTAAAAAAGTTGCACTCACATTGGAAAGAATAATTTGTCATGGGACACCGATACTCTAG
- a CDS encoding ATP-binding protein, whose amino-acid sequence MTPNTKYLSIKTLIVWVVMAITTLALVVTSSISLINQISNYKNELIGQVNVYAELISNIAIPSLQFDDSTVEEDNLKRLDAATFIEVVHIYRHVDGKQPTFFTSYNRKGNAPLPEKWQLIDKLKTPVLSGNAFEVIKPVSYDGQLLGYVYLKASAEALNRLTYSSIVTTLVALAIILIICYLLTLKLQKSLADPIVNMVTLVQRISRQRNYHERAIDTNIKELDILGKAFNDMLDRTQHYLSEREKAEQEQHKLQASLEEKVEHRTLALKKANQELIQTLEKLHQFQRQMVQNEKMASLGDMVAGVAHEVNTPIGLGVTASTMMLDRLGYIEKEFEAKTLKASSLSKFISEGQENLNIIYRNLNRAAELISSFKQVAVDQTSESNRIFSFAQLMDEILLSMRPKLKKYKHDIKLHCAADLFIETKAGPINQIVMNLIMNSIIHGFEFIDHGQIDIYIELISGNKINMRYVDNGRGIPEHLRKRIFDPFVTTKRGQGGSGLGMHLVYNLVTQALNGSITITSEEHQGVEFNILFPVRKIDTATMAKSS is encoded by the coding sequence ATGACGCCAAATACTAAGTACCTATCAATCAAAACCCTCATTGTCTGGGTTGTTATGGCTATTACAACGCTCGCGCTAGTTGTAACTTCTAGTATTTCGCTGATCAATCAAATCTCAAACTATAAAAATGAATTGATTGGGCAGGTTAATGTCTATGCTGAGTTAATCAGTAATATCGCGATCCCCAGTTTACAATTTGATGACAGCACGGTTGAAGAAGACAATCTAAAACGCTTGGATGCGGCAACCTTTATTGAAGTGGTGCATATATATCGTCATGTAGATGGTAAGCAGCCTACTTTTTTTACCAGCTACAATCGGAAAGGCAATGCCCCTTTGCCCGAAAAGTGGCAGCTCATAGACAAGCTCAAAACCCCGGTGTTAAGCGGCAATGCCTTTGAGGTGATCAAACCGGTTAGTTACGATGGGCAACTGCTTGGCTATGTGTACCTGAAAGCCTCCGCAGAAGCACTAAATAGACTCACTTACAGCTCAATCGTAACTACCCTAGTAGCATTGGCGATTATCTTAATTATTTGTTACCTGCTGACACTCAAATTACAAAAGTCTCTGGCAGATCCCATAGTCAACATGGTTACTCTGGTACAACGTATCTCCAGACAACGGAATTATCATGAACGTGCAATAGACACCAATATCAAAGAATTAGATATTTTGGGTAAGGCGTTCAATGATATGTTAGACCGTACCCAGCATTATTTATCTGAACGAGAAAAGGCCGAACAAGAGCAACATAAACTCCAGGCTAGTTTGGAAGAAAAAGTAGAGCACCGCACTCTTGCTTTGAAAAAAGCCAATCAGGAATTGATCCAGACATTAGAAAAACTCCATCAATTTCAACGTCAAATGGTCCAGAACGAGAAGATGGCGTCATTGGGGGATATGGTTGCCGGCGTGGCTCATGAAGTTAATACGCCAATTGGGCTTGGCGTAACAGCCTCCACTATGATGCTTGACCGCTTAGGCTATATCGAAAAAGAATTTGAAGCCAAAACATTAAAAGCTAGCAGCTTATCTAAATTTATTTCTGAAGGTCAAGAAAATCTAAATATCATCTATCGAAACCTAAATCGAGCTGCAGAGCTTATCTCCAGCTTCAAGCAGGTTGCGGTAGATCAAACCAGTGAAAGCAATCGGATTTTCTCTTTTGCACAGTTGATGGATGAAATATTATTATCCATGCGACCTAAGTTAAAAAAATATAAGCATGATATAAAGCTGCATTGTGCAGCTGACTTGTTCATTGAAACTAAGGCCGGGCCAATCAATCAGATTGTGATGAACTTAATAATGAATTCTATCATCCACGGATTTGAGTTTATCGATCATGGTCAAATCGATATCTATATAGAATTAATCTCAGGTAATAAGATAAATATGCGTTATGTAGATAATGGACGGGGAATTCCGGAACATTTACGCAAGCGTATTTTTGACCCCTTTGTTACCACCAAACGAGGACAAGGTGGCAGTGGTCTTGGGATGCATCTGGTGTATAACTTAGTTACTCAAGCATTAAATGGCTCCATCACCATAACAAGCGAAGAGCACCAAGGGGTAGAATTCAACATTCTATTTCCCGTAAGAAAAATAGATACAGCAACGATGGCGAAAAGTTCATAA
- a CDS encoding PEP-CTERM sorting domain-containing protein (PEP-CTERM proteins occur, often in large numbers, in the proteomes of bacteria that also encode an exosortase, a predicted intramembrane cysteine proteinase. The presence of a PEP-CTERM domain at a protein's C-terminus predicts cleavage within the sorting domain, followed by covalent anchoring to some some component of the (usually Gram-negative) cell surface. Many PEP-CTERM proteins exhibit an unusual sequence composition that includes large numbers of potential glycosylation sites. Expression of one such protein has been shown restore the ability of a bacterium to form floc, a type of biofilm.) yields the protein MRKIICLMVLLGVANPASASLIPYRFDWTGMQLGYMVSGVIVVDDTYAIASTDRFPYTNGIHFLQMTLFSPDNEFIARDTNVINGISQLRTLSVLFDTLKGEFISFDMGAESRYFINSSDICYNDQPCLTYTGPEVYDYGGELVINRIPAPGTFALLSLGLLGLIASRKRTSVPRIK from the coding sequence ATGAGAAAAATAATATGCTTGATGGTTTTACTTGGGGTAGCAAATCCTGCTTCGGCCAGTTTGATACCGTATCGGTTTGACTGGACAGGAATGCAGCTCGGTTACATGGTTTCAGGCGTTATTGTGGTTGACGACACCTATGCTATAGCTTCGACAGATAGATTTCCCTACACCAATGGCATTCATTTCCTACAAATGACTTTATTCAGCCCTGACAACGAATTCATAGCTAGGGACACCAACGTCATCAATGGTATAAGTCAATTACGCACGCTATCTGTCCTCTTCGATACCCTGAAGGGAGAATTTATCTCATTTGATATGGGTGCCGAATCCCGTTACTTCATAAATAGTAGCGATATTTGCTATAACGACCAGCCATGTTTAACCTACACAGGTCCAGAAGTTTATGACTACGGAGGAGAACTGGTCATAAATCGCATTCCCGCGCCAGGTACGTTCGCGCTATTGAGTTTGGGCTTGCTGGGACTTATTGCAAGCCGGAAGCGTACCTCAGTGCCTCGTATAAAATAA
- a CDS encoding methyltransferase has protein sequence MLSATSQVVIRNKEQFEDGKWLLVNPPEAAIFEQLDNANLYGFHQYYDVYQQCISQLSPKKHLFSVSYSTDDTFDGAIIYMPKSKEQASMLIANVAACVKPSGNIFVVGENKSGIKTAEKLCAKIAIQVNKIDSARHCALYCAQLKEQGKFELADWIQYHDVNVNDVSCSMAAIPGVFNSGALDAGSRLLIENLPSKVEGNILDFACGNGVIGCFISKLNPTVNMTLSDVSAIALHCTELSLQRNNLTATVTPSDGLQHIQQTFDHVFTNPPFHSGVKTDYSITEAFLASIKKVLKPKAKLTLVANRFLPYPDLIKQALGKVITIAQTTKFSVYRNG, from the coding sequence ATGTTATCAGCTACAAGTCAGGTCGTTATTCGCAATAAAGAGCAATTCGAGGATGGAAAATGGCTGTTGGTTAATCCTCCAGAAGCCGCTATCTTTGAACAGTTGGACAACGCAAACTTATATGGTTTTCATCAATACTATGATGTCTATCAGCAATGTATTAGCCAGCTAAGTCCAAAAAAACATCTATTTTCAGTTAGCTACTCCACTGACGACACCTTCGACGGTGCAATAATCTACATGCCAAAGTCGAAAGAACAAGCCTCGATGCTAATTGCTAATGTCGCCGCCTGTGTCAAGCCAAGTGGTAATATTTTTGTGGTGGGTGAGAACAAATCAGGTATCAAAACTGCTGAAAAACTCTGTGCTAAAATCGCAATTCAAGTGAACAAAATTGATTCCGCTCGCCATTGTGCCCTGTACTGTGCTCAGCTAAAAGAACAGGGTAAATTTGAATTGGCAGATTGGATTCAATACCACGACGTCAATGTCAACGATGTGAGCTGCTCGATGGCGGCTATTCCGGGGGTGTTCAACTCAGGCGCCCTTGATGCCGGAAGTCGTTTATTAATAGAGAATCTTCCCTCTAAGGTAGAAGGTAATATTTTGGATTTTGCCTGTGGCAATGGTGTGATTGGTTGCTTTATTAGCAAGCTTAATCCAACGGTAAATATGACCTTAAGTGATGTCAGTGCTATCGCTTTGCATTGCACTGAACTTAGTTTGCAACGAAATAACTTAACCGCTACGGTTACTCCGTCGGATGGTTTACAACACATTCAGCAGACTTTTGACCATGTATTTACTAATCCCCCCTTTCATAGTGGCGTTAAGACTGACTACAGTATTACTGAAGCCTTTTTAGCGAGTATTAAGAAAGTGTTAAAGCCCAAAGCAAAGTTAACCTTAGTTGCTAATCGATTTTTACCTTATCCAGACTTAATCAAACAAGCTTTGGGCAAGGTCATTACCATTGCACAAACTACCAAGTTTAGTGTGTACCGGAACGGCTAG
- a CDS encoding YfiR family protein produces the protein MLEQQETTKIRSTFMMHIVNYSRWDAIGTPNKLNFCLLEKKPNKYFSLLTSPNFGARTKFDLNFRLLKDFSETETLHCHYLFVDRSSESAALYAQLNALKRNMVTIGESSEFIDHGGLMSLIEEFDKIKIYINRERYKAISVKLSSILLKFANFTG, from the coding sequence GTGTTAGAACAGCAAGAGACGACCAAAATTCGTTCTACGTTTATGATGCATATAGTCAACTATTCTCGCTGGGATGCAATTGGGACACCCAATAAATTAAATTTTTGTTTATTAGAAAAAAAACCAAACAAATATTTTAGCCTATTAACCAGTCCTAATTTTGGAGCTAGAACCAAGTTTGATTTAAACTTCAGGTTGCTAAAAGACTTCTCTGAGACTGAGACTTTACACTGTCACTATTTGTTTGTGGATAGAAGCAGTGAATCAGCAGCGTTATATGCTCAACTCAATGCGCTGAAACGCAATATGGTTACAATAGGCGAAAGCTCTGAATTTATTGATCATGGCGGCCTGATGAGCCTCATCGAAGAGTTCGATAAGATAAAAATTTATATTAATCGTGAGCGCTACAAAGCGATATCCGTGAAATTAAGCTCTATACTTCTCAAGTTTGCAAATTTCACTGGATAA
- the mutY gene encoding A/G-specific adenine glycosylase has protein sequence MQQLSSDNSFSRQVLNWFHLYGRKDLPWQQNKSPYNVWISEIMLQQTQVKTVIPFYQRFMLRFPSVLDLADANIDEVLHLWTGLGYYARARNLHKAAVAIRDHHGGEFPQSLEEVIALPGIGRSTAGAILSIACGQSVSILDGNVKRVLARYFAIHGWPGSKPIEQQLWQFADDLTPDKDAGLYTQAMMDLGATLCTRSKPNCDACPVQQSCLAFAQGSQVELPTKKPTKNIPTKSTVMLLPMWQDQVLIYKRPPSGIWGGLYGFYETDNLEQVEKMAVLLGLEEVQIQQLTGFRHTFSHFHLDIQPVVMHLQNPPKGQIGESQTLWYDLKSPANVGLAAPTAKLFSTLSKTL, from the coding sequence ATGCAACAACTTTCAAGTGATAACTCTTTTAGCCGACAGGTGCTCAATTGGTTCCATCTTTACGGTCGAAAAGACCTACCCTGGCAGCAAAATAAAAGTCCATACAATGTATGGATATCTGAAATCATGCTTCAACAAACACAAGTTAAAACCGTGATCCCTTTTTATCAGCGATTCATGCTCCGCTTCCCCAGTGTATTGGATTTAGCCGATGCAAATATTGATGAAGTCCTACATCTATGGACGGGATTAGGTTATTACGCTCGGGCGCGTAATCTGCATAAGGCGGCTGTTGCTATTCGTGATCACCATGGCGGAGAATTTCCCCAATCCTTAGAGGAAGTCATCGCGTTGCCCGGAATAGGGCGCTCAACCGCTGGTGCGATTTTGTCTATCGCTTGTGGTCAATCGGTCAGTATTCTCGATGGTAATGTAAAGCGCGTGTTAGCCCGCTATTTTGCCATTCATGGATGGCCGGGCAGTAAACCGATTGAACAACAGCTGTGGCAGTTTGCGGATGACCTAACGCCTGACAAAGACGCAGGATTATATACTCAGGCGATGATGGACTTGGGCGCAACCTTATGCACCCGTTCTAAACCAAATTGTGATGCATGTCCGGTGCAGCAATCTTGTTTGGCTTTCGCCCAAGGGTCTCAAGTCGAATTGCCCACCAAAAAGCCTACTAAAAACATTCCGACTAAGTCTACTGTGATGCTATTACCCATGTGGCAAGATCAGGTATTAATTTATAAACGTCCGCCAAGCGGGATTTGGGGAGGACTGTATGGTTTTTATGAAACCGACAATCTTGAGCAAGTTGAAAAAATGGCAGTCTTATTAGGTTTAGAAGAGGTACAAATTCAGCAATTAACCGGTTTTCGTCATACCTTCAGTCATTTTCATTTGGATATACAACCGGTAGTGATGCACTTGCAAAATCCGCCTAAAGGACAGATAGGGGAATCGCAAACACTCTGGTATGACTTGAAGTCACCGGCTAATGTCGGATTGGCAGCGCCAACGGCGAAACTTTTTAGTACACTAAGTAAAACCTTATAA
- the arcA gene encoding two-component system response regulator ArcA, whose translation MTPNILIVEDEVVTRTTLKSLFEAEGYNVFEAEDGSEMHDFFENNNINLVIMDINLPGKNGLILAREVRDRKNVGLIFLTGRDNDVDRILGLEIGADDYLTKPFNPRELTIRARNLLNRTLSNNDDDDLPSRVSFNGWILDGDSRSLISPSKNEFRLPRSEFRALHLFLSNPGKILTREQLIMEMTGRELRPNDRTVDVTIRRIRKHFESEVNSEDLIVTIHGEGYRFCGSVDV comes from the coding sequence ATGACCCCCAACATACTAATAGTTGAAGATGAAGTTGTAACTCGAACTACGCTGAAGAGCCTGTTCGAAGCCGAAGGCTACAATGTTTTTGAAGCAGAAGACGGCAGTGAGATGCACGACTTTTTCGAAAACAACAACATTAATCTTGTAATTATGGACATTAATCTGCCCGGTAAAAACGGGTTGATATTAGCAAGAGAAGTCCGAGACCGTAAAAATGTTGGTTTGATTTTCTTGACCGGTAGAGACAATGATGTTGACCGTATTTTGGGTCTAGAGATTGGCGCGGATGACTATTTGACCAAACCTTTTAATCCACGTGAATTGACCATCAGAGCGCGGAATTTGTTAAACCGAACGTTGAGCAATAATGACGATGACGATTTGCCAAGTCGCGTAAGCTTTAATGGTTGGATCTTAGATGGCGATAGCCGCAGTTTGATTTCTCCCAGTAAAAATGAATTTCGTCTACCGCGAAGTGAATTCAGAGCATTGCATTTATTTTTAAGTAATCCTGGAAAAATCCTGACTCGTGAGCAATTGATTATGGAAATGACCGGCCGTGAATTGCGTCCGAATGACCGTACTGTCGACGTTACTATTCGCCGTATTCGTAAGCACTTTGAGTCTGAAGTAAACTCCGAAGACCTAATCGTAACCATCCACGGTGAAGGCTATCGTTTCTGTGGTTCGGTCGACGTTTAA
- the glgA gene encoding glycogen synthase GlgA, with amino-acid sequence MKILFVVSEVEGLAKTGGLADVAKALPMELKKLGHEVIIVMPYYKALADKFDAPTAAPEQLLYAFDKPYHFNIRQLQIEDVAVFAIDHGEYFQRSGFYTDGYHAYPDNAERFAFFADAALTASKALNFQPDIVHCNDWHTALTPYFMRTDKSGFFNRSKSVLTIHNGAFQGTHRLDEIPYLKPHTALHSQLDGDAVNFLRIGLRYANKINTVSPNYANELLTTLGSHMLYNEFQARKQDVSGILNGCDYSQWDPATDALIPQNFDVENPQGKTICKNALQERAGFEQNSQVPLIGMVCRLTEQKGFGYILPIIEDLMQHNVQLLIIGTGDPSICEVLHRHAAIHPGKFVFIETFSDQLAHLLEAGSDFFLMPSLFEPCGLNQMYSLAYGTLPIVRAVGGLKDTVIDLHNHPDQATGFVFEQADSSALLSCILRALLHYYEYPQDFAAMKHRAMQTRFTWQQAAIEYQQLYQSCL; translated from the coding sequence TTGAAAATCTTATTTGTCGTTTCTGAAGTTGAAGGCTTGGCGAAAACGGGAGGCTTAGCAGATGTGGCGAAAGCCTTACCAATGGAATTAAAAAAACTCGGTCATGAAGTCATTATCGTAATGCCATACTACAAAGCTTTAGCAGACAAGTTTGATGCTCCTACTGCTGCGCCAGAACAGCTTTTATATGCTTTTGATAAGCCATACCACTTCAATATTCGTCAGTTGCAGATTGAAGATGTAGCGGTTTTCGCCATAGACCATGGTGAATATTTTCAGCGCAGTGGTTTCTACACAGATGGCTACCATGCCTACCCTGATAATGCAGAGCGATTTGCATTTTTTGCTGATGCGGCATTAACTGCCAGCAAAGCCTTGAATTTCCAACCAGATATCGTCCATTGCAATGACTGGCACACGGCGTTAACACCTTATTTCATGCGCACTGATAAGAGTGGCTTCTTTAATCGCAGTAAGAGCGTGTTGACTATTCACAATGGCGCGTTTCAAGGCACGCACCGACTGGATGAAATTCCATACTTAAAGCCTCATACTGCTTTACATAGTCAACTTGATGGCGATGCGGTTAACTTTTTAAGGATCGGGCTACGCTACGCTAATAAAATTAATACCGTCAGCCCAAATTATGCCAACGAGTTGCTTACTACTCTTGGCAGCCACATGTTGTACAACGAATTCCAAGCCCGTAAACAAGACGTTTCTGGAATTTTAAATGGCTGTGATTATTCTCAATGGGATCCGGCAACAGATGCCCTAATTCCGCAAAATTTTGACGTAGAAAATCCCCAAGGTAAGACGATATGTAAAAACGCTCTGCAAGAGCGTGCCGGATTCGAACAAAATAGTCAGGTGCCACTTATCGGCATGGTCTGTCGATTGACTGAACAAAAAGGCTTTGGCTATATTTTGCCGATTATTGAAGATTTAATGCAGCACAATGTGCAATTGTTGATTATTGGTACGGGTGACCCTTCGATTTGTGAAGTGTTACATCGCCATGCTGCGATACACCCTGGCAAGTTTGTGTTTATAGAAACCTTTAGTGATCAGCTCGCCCACTTGTTAGAGGCTGGTAGCGATTTCTTTCTGATGCCTTCACTTTTTGAGCCCTGTGGGTTAAACCAAATGTATAGTTTAGCTTATGGCACCTTACCTATAGTGCGCGCCGTTGGAGGCTTGAAAGACACCGTAATAGACCTGCATAATCACCCCGATCAGGCAACTGGATTTGTCTTTGAACAAGCCGACAGCAGTGCATTACTAAGTTGTATTTTGCGGGCCTTACTACATTACTATGAATACCCACAAGACTTCGCGGCCATGAAGCACCGAGCCATGCAGACTCGCTTTACTTGGCAGCAGGCTGCCATAGAATATCAACAACTTTATCAATCATGTTTATGA